Proteins from a single region of Kineococcus rhizosphaerae:
- a CDS encoding GDSL-type esterase/lipase family protein, giving the protein MNGRYDVRVCLIGDEFVTGVGDPRALGWVGRVSARTPREDRDVTFFPLGVPGETTTELNNRWREETSRRFVGGDEHRLVVGLGHADLDAGTTLARSRLNLANVLDECEARGLPTLVVGPTPVSDAERNDRIGDLADAFADVCARRRIAYVDTFSPLLEHEDWYADLAASDGVHPGQAGYGLLAWLVLHSGWYDWLGVPQP; this is encoded by the coding sequence GTGAACGGCCGCTACGACGTGCGGGTGTGCCTGATCGGCGACGAGTTCGTGACGGGTGTCGGCGACCCCCGCGCCCTGGGCTGGGTGGGCCGGGTCTCGGCCCGCACGCCCCGCGAGGACCGCGACGTCACGTTCTTCCCCCTCGGGGTCCCGGGTGAGACGACGACGGAGCTGAACAACCGCTGGCGCGAGGAGACCTCCCGCCGGTTCGTCGGCGGCGACGAGCACCGCCTCGTCGTGGGCCTCGGCCACGCCGACCTCGACGCGGGCACGACCCTGGCGCGCAGCCGCCTGAACCTGGCCAACGTCCTCGACGAGTGCGAGGCCCGCGGCCTGCCGACCCTCGTCGTGGGTCCCACGCCCGTCTCGGACGCCGAGCGCAACGACCGCATCGGCGACCTCGCCGACGCGTTCGCGGACGTCTGCGCGCGCCGCCGGATCGCCTACGTCGACACCTTCTCCCCGCTGCTGGAGCACGAGGACTGGTACGCCGACCTCGCCGCCTCCGACGGCGTCCACCCCGGCCAGGCCGGGTACGGCCTGCTGGCGTGGCTGGTGCTGCACAGCGGCTGGTACGACTGGCTGGGCGTCCCCCAGCCGTGA
- a CDS encoding ABC transporter substrate-binding protein — protein MPARPTARRPFLGALGAVAVVGLTAAGCGSNTLSGDATSSSTTTTKASSAATADPALKAMLPESVQSSGTLRVGTNAEYAPNEFLDGTTVKGMDIDLMNAVGAKLGVKVEYSNASFDSLLTGVASNRYDAAISSFTITSARLEQVNMVQYYNAGTQWVVAKGNPKKIDPDNACGQIVSVQTGTTQSDDDLPVRQKACTDAGEPEIQVLSFDSQEDATAAVVQGRAAGMLADSPIAAYAVKQTGDKLELSGKVYDSAPYGIVLPKAETDAANAVSKALEEIAKDGSYEAALAPWGGESGAVTEFPVNPAAS, from the coding sequence GTGCCTGCTCGACCCACCGCCCGCCGTCCGTTCCTGGGCGCTCTGGGAGCCGTCGCCGTCGTCGGCCTCACCGCCGCCGGCTGCGGCTCGAACACCCTGTCGGGGGACGCCACCAGCTCCTCGACGACCACCACGAAGGCGAGCTCGGCGGCGACCGCCGACCCTGCGCTGAAGGCGATGCTGCCTGAGTCGGTCCAGAGCTCCGGCACCCTGCGCGTCGGCACCAACGCCGAGTACGCCCCCAACGAGTTCCTCGACGGCACGACCGTCAAGGGCATGGACATCGACCTCATGAACGCCGTCGGCGCCAAGCTCGGCGTCAAGGTCGAGTACTCCAACGCCAGCTTCGACTCCCTGCTGACCGGTGTGGCCAGCAACCGCTACGACGCGGCGATCTCCTCGTTCACCATCACCTCCGCCCGCCTGGAGCAGGTGAACATGGTCCAGTACTACAACGCCGGCACCCAGTGGGTCGTCGCCAAGGGCAACCCGAAGAAGATCGACCCCGACAACGCCTGCGGCCAGATCGTCTCCGTGCAGACCGGCACGACCCAGTCCGACGACGACCTGCCCGTGCGGCAGAAGGCCTGCACCGACGCCGGCGAGCCGGAGATCCAGGTGCTGTCCTTCGACTCCCAGGAGGACGCCACCGCGGCCGTCGTCCAGGGCCGCGCGGCGGGCATGCTGGCCGACTCCCCCATCGCCGCCTACGCGGTGAAGCAGACCGGCGACAAGCTGGAGCTGTCCGGCAAGGTCTACGACTCCGCCCCGTACGGGATCGTCCTGCCCAAGGCCGAGACGGACGCCGCGAACGCCGTGTCCAAGGCCCTGGAGGAGATCGCGAAGGACGGTTCCTACGAGGCCGCACTGGCGCCGTGGGGTGGCGAGAGCGGCGCCGTGACCGAGTTCCCGGTCAACCCCGCGGCGTCGTGA
- a CDS encoding AAA family ATPase, which translates to MTATVTGRPRPDRLVRRVQPLPGTAPDPGTWPDTVPAVAQLLTRGLDLPAGVTFLVGENGAGKSTLVEAVAQAVGVPAEGGLRRHAPGRDEPQVDASGLGDRLQVVRGTSRFREAFFLRAETMHRFYSWLREVGSEAHSGLHELSHGESFLDVLGAGWMRHVGLLLLDEPESALSFGNQLVLGAAFARMAAEGRQVLCATHSPLLTALPGARILQVDGNGLTRVDDWEDLAVVRDWRFFLDAPDRYWRRVLD; encoded by the coding sequence GTGACGGCCACCGTGACCGGGCGCCCACGGCCCGACCGCCTCGTGCGGCGGGTCCAGCCGCTGCCGGGGACGGCACCCGACCCCGGCACGTGGCCCGACACCGTCCCGGCCGTGGCGCAGCTGCTGACGCGCGGTCTCGACCTGCCGGCCGGCGTGACGTTCCTCGTGGGGGAGAACGGGGCGGGCAAGTCCACCCTCGTCGAGGCCGTCGCGCAGGCCGTCGGCGTGCCCGCCGAGGGCGGGCTGCGGCGGCACGCGCCCGGCCGGGACGAGCCGCAGGTCGACGCCTCCGGGCTCGGGGACCGCCTGCAGGTGGTGCGCGGCACGTCCCGGTTCCGGGAGGCGTTCTTCCTGCGCGCCGAGACGATGCACCGGTTCTACTCCTGGCTGCGGGAGGTCGGCTCCGAGGCGCACTCCGGTCTGCACGAGCTGAGTCACGGCGAGTCGTTCCTGGACGTCCTGGGCGCGGGCTGGATGCGGCACGTCGGGCTGCTGCTGCTCGACGAGCCGGAGTCGGCGCTGTCGTTCGGCAACCAGCTCGTCCTGGGGGCGGCCTTCGCGCGGATGGCCGCCGAGGGCCGGCAGGTGCTGTGCGCGACGCACTCGCCGCTGCTGACGGCCCTGCCGGGCGCGCGGATCCTGCAGGTCGACGGGAACGGACTGACCCGGGTGGACGATTGGGAGGACCTCGCGGTCGTCAGGGACTGGCGGTTCTTCCTGGACGCCCCGGACCGCTACTGGCGCCGGGTCCTGGATTGA
- a CDS encoding alkaline phosphatase D family protein, with protein MPLPLLGPVLRHVDATSATVWVEVAAPGHVHVDVELPDGSTRRGSEPTLSLHGHHFALVVVDGLPTGESLPYGVSQEVDGQEERLWPPVWDWPASRISTPAPGDPVRLAFGSCRRAGDDGEESTRLVGVDALSALAHGIVLDGAEAPDVLLFVGDQVYADDPNPGIVDRLRERNDGRPEGSPEVRDEIGDFEEYTWLYHETWGPDPVRWLMSTVPTCMLLDDHDLRDDWNTSQAWREEVRRRPWWRDRVTGAFASYWVYQHLGNLSPTELAEDRLYRTLRATADDDERDALLDAFAWGADADPSTARWSFTRELGAARLVAIDSRCSRRLEPGARYMTDATEWEWVRARALAPGARHLLLATTLPAFLLHGIHHAEAFDEAVADGRFGARAAGWAEALRQAADLEHWAAFGRSFGQLVDLLGEVGRIPRAPASVLLLSGDVHCSYTAQVRVPGVDPARTVVHQLVMSPFRNPLERGMKVANRLLDRAPVRGLLRGLSLLAGVRGPDVAWRVEHGPWFDNGVTTVVLGPDGAVDVQVDHAGRSQDRPRLRRTLTRRLRTPVVHAPAREPVRDRASV; from the coding sequence GTGCCCCTGCCGCTGCTCGGACCGGTCCTGCGCCACGTCGACGCGACGAGCGCCACCGTGTGGGTGGAGGTCGCCGCCCCCGGCCACGTCCACGTCGACGTCGAACTGCCCGACGGGTCGACCCGGCGCGGGTCGGAGCCGACCCTGAGCCTGCACGGTCACCACTTCGCGCTCGTCGTCGTCGACGGGCTGCCCACCGGGGAGTCGTTGCCCTACGGCGTGTCCCAGGAGGTGGACGGGCAGGAGGAACGGCTGTGGCCGCCGGTGTGGGACTGGCCGGCCAGCCGGATCAGCACCCCGGCGCCCGGGGACCCGGTGCGGCTGGCCTTCGGGTCGTGCCGCCGCGCCGGCGACGACGGCGAGGAGTCGACGCGGCTGGTGGGGGTGGACGCGCTGTCGGCCCTGGCGCACGGCATCGTGCTCGACGGGGCCGAGGCCCCGGACGTGCTGCTGTTCGTCGGTGACCAGGTGTACGCCGACGACCCGAACCCGGGGATCGTGGACCGGCTGCGGGAGCGCAACGACGGCCGGCCCGAGGGGTCCCCGGAGGTGCGCGACGAGATCGGCGACTTCGAGGAGTACACCTGGCTCTACCACGAGACGTGGGGCCCGGACCCGGTGCGCTGGCTGATGTCGACCGTCCCCACGTGCATGCTGCTCGACGACCACGACCTGCGCGACGACTGGAACACCTCGCAGGCCTGGCGCGAGGAGGTCCGGCGGCGGCCGTGGTGGCGCGACCGGGTGACGGGCGCCTTCGCCAGCTACTGGGTCTACCAGCACCTGGGCAACCTGTCGCCGACCGAGCTGGCCGAGGACCGGCTGTACCGGACGCTGCGCGCGACCGCCGACGACGACGAGCGCGACGCGCTGCTGGACGCGTTCGCGTGGGGCGCCGACGCCGACCCGTCCACGGCGCGCTGGAGCTTCACGCGCGAGCTGGGGGCGGCCCGGCTGGTGGCGATCGACTCGCGCTGCTCGCGGCGCCTGGAGCCGGGGGCGCGGTACATGACCGACGCCACGGAGTGGGAGTGGGTCCGGGCCCGGGCGCTGGCCCCGGGGGCGCGGCACCTGCTGCTGGCCACCACCCTGCCCGCCTTCCTGCTGCACGGGATCCACCACGCCGAGGCGTTCGACGAGGCCGTGGCCGACGGCCGGTTCGGCGCCCGCGCCGCCGGCTGGGCCGAGGCGCTGCGCCAGGCCGCCGACCTGGAGCACTGGGCCGCGTTCGGGCGCTCGTTCGGCCAGCTCGTCGACCTGCTCGGGGAGGTGGGACGCATCCCGCGGGCCCCGGCCAGCGTGCTGCTGCTGTCGGGCGACGTGCACTGCAGCTACACCGCGCAGGTCCGCGTCCCCGGGGTGGACCCCGCCCGCACGGTGGTCCACCAGCTCGTCATGTCCCCCTTCCGCAACCCGCTCGAGCGCGGGATGAAGGTCGCCAACCGCCTCCTGGACCGCGCGCCCGTGCGCGGGCTGCTGCGGGGCCTGTCCCTGCTGGCGGGGGTCCGCGGACCCGACGTGGCGTGGCGGGTCGAGCACGGGCCGTGGTTCGACAACGGGGTCACGACCGTCGTCCTGGGCCCGGACGGGGCCGTCGACGTGCAGGTCGACCACGCGGGCCGCAGCCAGGACCGCCCCCGGTTGCGGCGCACCCTGACCCGCCGGTTGCGGACACCCGTCGTGCACGCCCCCGCCCGGGAACCGGTCCGGGATCGCGCGTCCGTGTGA
- a CDS encoding uridine kinase family protein, whose amino-acid sequence MELHEDEPAAGPWRPAAPGDVLDLTGTGVVAVDGRSASGKTTLAGLLREEAQRRGLRAAVVHTDDLAWHHSFFGWAGLLADGVLRPWRAGRDVAHVPPGWAPHGRAGAVEVPAGVDLLLVEGVGAGRREVAGLLDAVVRVQSDHVLARERGLARDVASGVDGDPAQTVAFWNEWEREERPFVAGQRPWERARVIASLVPRRGRREVPPVVPGGWALNPGPGASSGPGRPGRTASP is encoded by the coding sequence GTGGAGCTGCACGAGGACGAACCGGCGGCGGGCCCGTGGCGGCCCGCCGCACCCGGTGACGTCCTCGACCTGACCGGGACCGGGGTCGTGGCGGTGGACGGCCGCAGCGCCTCGGGCAAGACGACGCTGGCCGGGCTGCTGCGCGAGGAGGCGCAGCGGCGCGGTCTGCGGGCCGCGGTCGTCCACACCGACGACCTCGCCTGGCACCACTCGTTCTTCGGCTGGGCCGGCCTGCTGGCCGACGGTGTCCTCCGGCCCTGGCGCGCGGGCCGTGACGTCGCCCACGTGCCGCCGGGCTGGGCCCCGCACGGCAGGGCCGGGGCCGTCGAGGTCCCCGCGGGCGTGGACCTGCTGCTCGTCGAGGGCGTCGGCGCAGGACGGCGCGAGGTCGCCGGTCTCCTCGACGCCGTCGTGCGGGTGCAGTCCGACCACGTCCTGGCCCGCGAGCGCGGCCTGGCGCGCGACGTCGCCTCCGGCGTCGACGGCGACCCGGCGCAGACCGTGGCGTTCTGGAACGAGTGGGAGCGCGAGGAGCGACCGTTCGTCGCCGGTCAGCGCCCGTGGGAGCGGGCGCGGGTGATCGCCTCCCTCGTCCCCCGGCGCGGGCGCCGGGAGGTCCCCCCAGTCGTCCCCGGCGGCTGGGCGCTCAATCCAGGACCCGGCGCCAGTAGCGGTCCGGGGCGTCCAGGAAGAACCGCCAGTCCCTGA
- a CDS encoding amino acid ABC transporter permease translates to MTSQPTQEEERPGRIDAVEVRHPWRWVVIAVIAVLVLMLAHLLLTNSNFNWPFTLEVMNQTIVIRGFLVGTLFTTVCAMVIGIVGGVLLAILRLSDNKVLAGVAWTFTWFFRAVPRYVLLSITGGLGALFATGLSVGIPFDFLLAQWFGTPDLRLLTVSQTTLYALFGGVFGGIVGLGVSEAAYMAEISRAGLLSVDRGQHEAAEALGMSRGLAMRRVVLPQAMRVIVPPTGNEVIAMLKDTSLLAAIPVQTELFFRVTNIKNRTFEVMAGNMAAVAYYLIATSVLMVGQYFLEKRFSRGYGGNAPQQRPAAAGVSLGPGGAK, encoded by the coding sequence GTGACGTCGCAGCCCACGCAGGAGGAGGAGCGCCCCGGCCGCATCGACGCGGTCGAGGTGCGCCACCCGTGGCGCTGGGTCGTCATCGCGGTCATCGCGGTGCTGGTCCTCATGCTGGCGCACCTGCTCCTGACCAACTCGAACTTCAACTGGCCCTTCACCCTCGAGGTGATGAACCAGACCATCGTCATCCGGGGTTTCCTCGTCGGGACGCTGTTCACGACGGTGTGCGCCATGGTCATCGGGATCGTCGGCGGGGTGCTGCTGGCGATCCTGCGCCTGAGCGACAACAAGGTCCTGGCCGGGGTGGCGTGGACGTTCACGTGGTTCTTCCGCGCCGTCCCGCGCTACGTGCTGCTGTCGATCACCGGCGGCCTGGGCGCGCTGTTCGCCACGGGCCTGTCCGTCGGGATCCCCTTCGACTTCCTGCTGGCGCAGTGGTTCGGCACGCCCGACCTGCGGCTGCTCACGGTGTCGCAGACGACGCTGTACGCCCTGTTCGGCGGGGTGTTCGGCGGCATCGTCGGGCTGGGGGTCTCCGAGGCCGCGTACATGGCCGAGATCTCCCGCGCGGGGCTGCTCAGCGTGGACCGCGGTCAGCACGAGGCCGCCGAGGCGCTGGGCATGTCGAGGGGCCTGGCGATGCGCCGGGTCGTGCTGCCGCAGGCGATGCGGGTCATCGTGCCGCCCACGGGCAACGAGGTCATCGCCATGCTCAAGGACACGTCGCTGCTGGCCGCCATCCCGGTCCAGACCGAGTTGTTCTTCCGCGTCACGAACATCAAGAACCGGACGTTCGAGGTCATGGCGGGCAACATGGCCGCCGTGGCGTACTACCTCATCGCGACGTCGGTGCTGATGGTCGGGCAGTACTTCCTGGAGAAGCGGTTCAGCCGCGGGTACGGCGGCAACGCCCCGCAGCAGCGTCCCGCCGCGGCCGGGGTCTCGCTGGGGCCGGGGGGTGCGAAGTGA